A genomic region of Ictidomys tridecemlineatus isolate mIctTri1 chromosome 10, mIctTri1.hap1, whole genome shotgun sequence contains the following coding sequences:
- the Bola2b gene encoding bolA-like protein 2 isoform X2, whose protein sequence is MELSADYLREKLQRDLEAEHVEVEDTTPGRCATSFRVLVVSAKFEGKPLLHRHRRQPAVSQLQAGECVPSRRAPAHPCL, encoded by the exons ATGGAACTCAGCGCAGACTACCTCCGGGAGAAGCTGCAGCGGGACCTGGAGGCGGAGCACGTG GAGGTGGAGGACACGACTCCTGGCCGTTGCGCGACCAGCTTCCGAGTCCTGGTGGTGTCGGCTAAGTTCGAAGGGAAGCCACTGCTTCATAGACACCG GCGTCAGCCTGCTGTTTCTCAACTCCAGGCTGGTGAATGCGTCCCTAGCAGAAGAGCTCCCGCACATCCATGCCTTTGA
- the LOC101969382 gene encoding sulfotransferase 1A1, giving the protein MELVQDTSRPPLVKVKGVPLIKYFAEMVEPLQSFQAWPDDLLISTYPKSGTTWVSEIVDMIYQSGDLEKCHRAPIFVRVPFLEFKAPGVPSGLETLKDTPAPRLLKTHLPVGLIPQSLLDQKVKVIYVARNAKDVAVSYYNFYKMAKVHPDPGTWDSFLEKFMDGQVSYGSWYQHVQEWWELSRTHPVLYLFYEDLKENPKREIRKILEFLGRSLSEEMVDHIVQHTSFKEMKKNPMANYSTIPTEIMDHSISAFMRKGVTGDWKSIFTVAQNERFDAHYAEKMAGCKLNFCWQL; this is encoded by the exons ATGGAGCTGGTCCAGGACACCTCCCGCCCTCCACTGGTCAAGGTGAAGGGGGTCCCACTCATCAAGTACTTTGCAGAGATGGTGGAGCCACTTCAGAGCTTCCAGGCCTGGCCCGATGACCTGCTCATCAGCACCTACCCCAAGTCTG GTACCACATGGGTAAGCGAGATAGTGGACATGATCTACCAGAGTGGTGACCTAGAGAAGTGTCATCGGGCCCCCATCTTTGTACGGGTGCCCTTCCTTGAGTTCAAAGCCCCAGGGGTTCCCTCAG GTCTGGAAACTTTGAAAGATACACCTGCCCCTCGGCTCCTCAAGACACACTTGCCTGTGGGCCTGATTCCCCAGAGTCTGCTGGATCAGAAGGTCAAG GTGATCTATGTTGCCCGCAATGCAAAGGACGTGGCTGTCTCCTATTACAACTTCTACAAAATGGCCAAGGTGCACCCTGACCCTGGCACCTGGGACAGCTTCCTGGAGAAATTCATGGACGGACAAG TGTCCTATGGGTCATGGTACCAGCACGTGCAGGAGTGGTGGGAGCTGAGCCGCACCCACCCGGTGCTCTACCTCTTCTATGAAGACCTGAAGGAG AACCCCAAAAGGGAGATTAGAAAGATCCTGGAGTTTCTGGGGCGCTCCCTGTCAGAGGAGATGGTGGATCACATTGTCCAGCACACATCCTTCAAGGAGATGAAGAAGAATCCCATGGCTAACTACAGCACCATACCAACTGAGATAATGGACCACAGTATTTCTGCCTTCATGAGGAAAG gCGTGACAGGGGACTGGAAATCCATCTTCACTGTGGCCCAGAATGAACGCTTTGATGCCCACTATGCTGAGAAGATGGCAGGTTGCAAGCTCAACTTCTGCTGGCAGCTTTGA
- the Slx1a gene encoding structure-specific endonuclease subunit SLX1 isoform X1, whose amino-acid sequence MGPTGSEARPERFFGVYLLYCLNPRHRGRVYVGFTVNPARRVLQHNGGRKKGGAWRTSGRGPWEMVLIVHGFPSAVAALRFEWAWQHPQASRRLSHVGPRLRGEATFAFHLRVLAHMLRAPPWARLPLTLRWLRQDFRQDLCPPPPPHVPLAFGPPPPRAQLPKRCAGPVVDRELEKDPGAQSCCTLCSRTLEDEDSPLCCPHPGCPLKTHVICLAEEFLQEEPGQLLPLEGQCPSCENSLLWGDLIRLCRMGTEEEEDGSELEEEHWTDMLDT is encoded by the exons ATGGGTCCTACGGGGAGCGAAGCGAGGCCGGAGCGTTTCTTCGGCGTCTACCTGCTCTACTGCCTGAACCCTCGGCATCGAGGCCGCGTCTACGTGGGGTTCACGGTCAACCCCGCTCGTCGGGTCCTGCAGCACAACGGCGGTCGCAAAAAAGGCGGGGCCTGGAGGACCAGCGGGAGAGGGCCCTG GGAGATGGTGCTTATCGTGCACGGCTTCCCATCTGCGGTGGCCGCCCTtcgg TTCGAGTGGGCCTGGCAGCACCCGCAAGCCTCGCGTCGCCTGTCACACGTGGGGCCGCGCTTGCGAGGTGAGGCAACCTTCGCCTTCCACCTTCGAGTGCTTGCGCACATGCTGCGCGCGCCACCCTGGGCGCGTCTACCGCTCACACTGCGCTGGTTGCGCCAGGACTTCCGCCAGGATCTCTGCCCTCCCCCTCCACCACATGTGCCGCTGGCCTTCGGTCCGCCGCCTCCCCGGGCCCAGCTTCCGAAGCGCTGCGCTGGGCCTGTTGTAGACAGGGAGCTTGAAAAGGACCCGGGCGCACAATCCTGTTGCACTCTCTGCTCCCGCACCCTTGAG GATGAAGACAGTCCCCTGTGTTGCCCTCACCCTGGCTGTCCCCTAAAGACCCATGTGATCTGCCTGGCAGAGGAGTTTCTTCAGGAAGAGCCAGGGCAGCTTCTGCCCCTAGAGGGCCAATGTCCTAG CTGTGAGAACTCACTGCTTTGGGGAGACCTGATTCGGCTGTGCCGGATGGGcactgaggaggaagaggatggctCAGAATTAGAAGAG GAACACTGGACAGACATGCTGGACACTTGA
- the Slx1a gene encoding structure-specific endonuclease subunit SLX1 isoform X2, with amino-acid sequence MGPTGSEARPERFFGVYLLYCLNPRHRGRVYVGFTVNPARRVLQHNGGRKKGGAWRTSGRGPWEMVLIVHGFPSAVAALRDEDSPLCCPHPGCPLKTHVICLAEEFLQEEPGQLLPLEGQCPSCENSLLWGDLIRLCRMGTEEEEDGSELEEEHWTDMLDT; translated from the exons ATGGGTCCTACGGGGAGCGAAGCGAGGCCGGAGCGTTTCTTCGGCGTCTACCTGCTCTACTGCCTGAACCCTCGGCATCGAGGCCGCGTCTACGTGGGGTTCACGGTCAACCCCGCTCGTCGGGTCCTGCAGCACAACGGCGGTCGCAAAAAAGGCGGGGCCTGGAGGACCAGCGGGAGAGGGCCCTG GGAGATGGTGCTTATCGTGCACGGCTTCCCATCTGCGGTGGCCGCCCTtcgg GATGAAGACAGTCCCCTGTGTTGCCCTCACCCTGGCTGTCCCCTAAAGACCCATGTGATCTGCCTGGCAGAGGAGTTTCTTCAGGAAGAGCCAGGGCAGCTTCTGCCCCTAGAGGGCCAATGTCCTAG CTGTGAGAACTCACTGCTTTGGGGAGACCTGATTCGGCTGTGCCGGATGGGcactgaggaggaagaggatggctCAGAATTAGAAGAG GAACACTGGACAGACATGCTGGACACTTGA
- the Bola2b gene encoding bolA-like protein 2 isoform X1 encodes MELSADYLREKLQRDLEAEHVEVEDTTPGRCATSFRVLVVSAKFEGKPLLHRHRLVNASLAEELPHIHAFEQKTLTPDQWAREQQK; translated from the exons ATGGAACTCAGCGCAGACTACCTCCGGGAGAAGCTGCAGCGGGACCTGGAGGCGGAGCACGTG GAGGTGGAGGACACGACTCCTGGCCGTTGCGCGACCAGCTTCCGAGTCCTGGTGGTGTCGGCTAAGTTCGAAGGGAAGCCACTGCTTCATAGACACCG GCTGGTGAATGCGTCCCTAGCAGAAGAGCTCCCGCACATCCATGCCTTTGAGCAGAAAACTTTGACTCCAGACCAGTGGGCTCGGGAGCAGCAGAAATGA